In a genomic window of Ranitomeya imitator isolate aRanImi1 chromosome 5, aRanImi1.pri, whole genome shotgun sequence:
- the LOC138638153 gene encoding protein NCBP2AS2-like: MVLRRLLFSLLNNPQLIEKLSESRPIRRAAQITAFAVTKAQLTGKDAAQRMLRSHTVQQLKQEASASPRDLGELGRKMSRIRDTFVRELKTGMAEAKGRMKKPSGK, translated from the coding sequence ATGGTGCTCAGGAGGCTTCTGTTCTCCTTACTCAACAACCCCCAGCTGATAGAGAAACTCTCCGAGTCCCGGCCGATCCGCAGAGCCGCGCAGATCACCGCGTTCGCTGTCACAAAGGCGCAGCTGACCGGGAAGGACGCAGCACAGCGCATGCTCCGCTCCCACACGGTGCAGCAGCTGAAGCAGGAAGCGTCCGCGTCTCCCCGGGACCTGGGGGAATTGGGGCGCAAGATGTCGAGGATCCGGGACACGTTTGTGAGAGAGCTGAAGACTGGCATGGCGGAAGCTAAGGGGCGAATGAAGAAGCCAAGCGGCAAGTGA